In a single window of the Candidatus Kaiserbacteria bacterium genome:
- a CDS encoding fused MFS/spermidine synthase, with product MLTEFRGKQWFFEELYSDHTFGFEVSDVLVPEYNTGFQKLMVLNTPRFGKVLVLDNVVQFAEFDEYFYHESMAHTALFSHENPQNVLIIGGGDCGVAREVLKHHTVEKVTIVDIDPHVTEISKLHFPSASHAALNDSRLTILHEDASHIDTLSEQNTFDIILMDTTDNTGNAVPLFQGAFTDKIYSLLTTNGILMRLGGSRLLQANELQAVSRDTIRVFGNDNVLNVTFCGAATYYGGPFSLVIAGKNAPLTSGHKNANLIQANWYSESQRVHMLSQVIP from the coding sequence ATGCTTACTGAATTCAGAGGGAAACAATGGTTTTTTGAAGAATTATATTCCGACCATACTTTTGGTTTTGAAGTTAGCGACGTGCTCGTTCCTGAGTACAATACTGGCTTTCAAAAACTAATGGTCCTTAATACGCCTCGATTCGGAAAAGTGCTTGTGCTCGACAATGTCGTGCAATTTGCGGAATTTGATGAATATTTTTATCACGAGAGTATGGCTCATACCGCACTTTTTTCTCATGAAAACCCTCAAAATGTGCTCATAATAGGCGGGGGAGACTGTGGAGTCGCACGCGAAGTACTCAAGCATCATACTGTTGAAAAAGTCACGATAGTTGATATCGACCCACACGTTACAGAAATTTCAAAACTACATTTTCCATCAGCATCTCATGCTGCACTCAATGATTCGCGACTTACCATTCTTCACGAAGATGCATCTCACATTGATACATTATCCGAACAAAACACATTCGATATAATCCTCATGGATACTACAGATAATACTGGTAACGCAGTACCGTTGTTCCAGGGAGCATTCACCGACAAGATATACTCACTTCTTACGACAAACGGTATTCTCATGCGACTTGGAGGATCAAGACTCCTTCAAGCAAATGAACTACAAGCAGTATCCCGGGATACAATACGAGTATTTGGAAATGATAATGTACTCAATGTCACATTCTGTGGAGCTGCAACGTACTATGGCGGCCCTTTCTCGCTTGTGATAGCAGGGAAAAATGCACCACTTACGTCGGGTCATAAAAATGCAAACTTGATTCAAGCCAATTGGTATTCGGAGTCTCAGCGAGTACACATGCTTTCACAGGTGATACCATAA
- a CDS encoding S-adenosylmethionine decarboxylase: MKATIWNFRFYIDETDPKKVFEFGKSALEKAEFMMIGFSEHHFYPYGYTALWLIAESHFAIHTFPEQKTTYCELSSCNSAKHAIFVEDMKKYGVKEVE; the protein is encoded by the coding sequence ATGAAAGCCACAATTTGGAATTTTCGTTTTTACATTGACGAGACAGACCCTAAAAAGGTGTTTGAATTCGGTAAGTCAGCATTAGAAAAGGCTGAGTTTATGATGATTGGATTCAGTGAGCACCATTTTTATCCCTATGGCTACACAGCTTTATGGCTCATTGCCGAAAGCCATTTTGCTATCCACACGTTTCCAGAGCAAAAAACCACCTACTGTGAACTTTCGTCATGCAATTCTGCAAAACATGCGATTTTTGTAGAAGACATGAAAAAATATGGGGTGAAGGAAGTTGAGTAA
- a CDS encoding type II toxin-antitoxin system PemK/MazF family toxin yields MYKKQFNEWNTIKKNVDTYSHKPPLFKDREIWWCTFGVNVGSEECGKNLFFRRPVLVIKKLSQTSFIGVPLSTKSNSGSWYVDVTHSDGLKNTANVAQVRYIDYRRLDKRIGTLDSIDFKKVQDQLGKVLGI; encoded by the coding sequence ATGTACAAAAAGCAATTTAATGAATGGAATACTATCAAGAAGAATGTTGACACCTACTCGCACAAACCTCCGCTCTTTAAGGACAGAGAAATATGGTGGTGTACGTTTGGAGTAAATGTTGGTTCTGAAGAGTGTGGTAAAAATCTATTTTTTAGACGTCCTGTTTTGGTTATAAAAAAACTTTCACAGACATCATTTATAGGAGTACCACTTTCTACAAAATCAAATTCTGGATCATGGTATGTTGATGTAACTCATAGTGATGGGTTAAAAAACACTGCAAATGTTGCGCAAGTTCGATATATCGATTATAGAAGACTTGATAAAAGGATCGGGACTCTTGATTCAATCGATTTTAAAAAAGTTCAAGACCAGCTAGGGAAAGTACTGGGTATATAA